One region of Deinococcus wulumuqiensis R12 genomic DNA includes:
- a CDS encoding cation transporter, with product MSDSRTDNDEHNLDASQAADRRILWLVLLINLGQALAGAGVGVWASSTALIGAALDNLADASVYGVSLYAVGRAATIKVRAARLSGWLLIGLAVVLFVEVLRRFFGGEEPIGPAMMAMAAVNAALNLVCLRLLRRHRGEDVNFKASAIFTSNDSIVNLAIVLSGALVLWLDSNLPDLVLGLVVSAIAANGGREILSEAAEAAEDARSEA from the coding sequence ATGAGCGACTCCCGAACTGACAATGATGAACACAACCTCGACGCCAGCCAGGCGGCTGACCGCCGCATCCTGTGGCTGGTGCTGCTGATCAACCTCGGGCAAGCCCTGGCTGGCGCGGGGGTCGGCGTGTGGGCGTCCTCCACAGCCCTGATCGGCGCGGCCCTCGACAACCTGGCCGATGCGTCTGTCTACGGCGTCAGCCTCTACGCGGTGGGCCGCGCCGCCACCATCAAGGTGCGCGCCGCCCGCCTGTCGGGCTGGCTCCTGATCGGCCTCGCGGTGGTGCTGTTCGTGGAGGTGCTGCGCCGGTTCTTCGGGGGTGAAGAGCCCATCGGCCCCGCGATGATGGCCATGGCGGCCGTGAACGCGGCGCTGAACCTGGTCTGCCTGCGGTTGCTCAGGCGCCACCGGGGCGAGGACGTGAACTTCAAGGCGTCGGCCATCTTCACCAGCAACGACTCAATCGTGAACCTCGCCATCGTGCTGTCCGGCGCGCTGGTGCTGTGGTTGGATTCGAACCTGCCGGACCTGGTTCTCGGCCTGGTCGTGTCGGCCATTGCGGCCAACGGGGGCCGGGAGATTCTGTCCGAAGCGGCCGAGGCTGCGGAAGATGCCCGGTCGGAGGCTTGA
- a CDS encoding ArsR/SmtB family transcription factor — MTTTTEPKTDRAADCEVHCVHPEAVARVEAALPDDALIERATTLTKVVSDPTRLRILSALALEELCVCDLAVIAGINESTMSHQLRHLRALGLVTFKKVGRIAYYRLANDHTTRLIADMLAHARVM, encoded by the coding sequence ATGACCACCACAACTGAACCCAAGACCGACCGCGCGGCGGACTGCGAGGTTCACTGCGTTCACCCGGAGGCGGTGGCGCGGGTGGAGGCGGCTTTACCGGATGACGCGCTGATCGAGCGCGCGACCACCCTGACCAAGGTGGTGTCCGACCCCACCCGGCTGCGCATCCTTTCCGCGCTGGCGCTGGAGGAGCTGTGCGTGTGCGACCTGGCGGTGATCGCGGGGATCAACGAGTCCACCATGAGTCATCAGTTGCGCCACCTGCGGGCGCTGGGTCTGGTGACCTTCAAGAAGGTGGGGCGGATCGCGTATTACCGGCTGGCGAACGACCACACCACGCGACTGATCGCGGACATGCTGGCGCACGCCCGGGTCATGTGA
- a CDS encoding glutaredoxin family protein, producing MPMTVTVYTVPNCSSCEAVKRFLGSRGVPFTEKNVREDPAALAEMQARANVRIAPVVVIGEQAFYGTFDDQRPLLEAALRENGV from the coding sequence ATGCCCATGACCGTCACCGTCTACACCGTGCCCAACTGCTCGTCGTGCGAGGCCGTCAAACGCTTCCTGGGCAGCCGTGGCGTGCCCTTCACCGAGAAGAACGTCCGCGAGGACCCGGCCGCCCTGGCGGAGATGCAGGCCCGGGCGAACGTTCGCATCGCCCCAGTGGTCGTGATCGGCGAGCAGGCGTTCTACGGCACCTTCGACGACCAGCGCCCCCTGCTGGAGGCCGCTCTGCGGGAGAATGGAGTATGA